A stretch of the Uranotaenia lowii strain MFRU-FL chromosome 3, ASM2978415v1, whole genome shotgun sequence genome encodes the following:
- the LOC129754873 gene encoding uncharacterized protein K02A2.6-like, whose translation MDESRPLPMFRCEQIENSKLAKEWREWKDSLEFYFDSYQITDQKIKRSKMLHFGGPQLQRVYKSLEGTEDFPLVMLEKPWYDTAIERLDAYFKPRRQDVLERHKLRSMKQGINESFAHYVLRLRQQLVDCGFEKYSKEVRNVLEEIMLIDVIVEGCNLPELRRKILEKDQSLSEIESLGTSLESVRLQEKEFKGGINDDGRGHSTICKVKTWQPKGEHQQGRTMRRMDFSSRKMTNREADIVCYACGKHGHISKAPSCPAIDQHCRRCQKLGHYEKVCRKRGFSSQSTNLVKKVAAIEVDAKMSSQQHSLEAPKPSQDSEKKVYYTFYTGSETNLFQCKIGNVAMEVFIDSGSDVNIITVETWEVLKAQDVKISRCDKGSDKILKAYGRNEPLPILGTFEAVIEIGKRSIQTKFYVVAGGQRNLLGDETSKSLGILKIGLEVNQVMDVADLKRSAFSKISGVQIRVLMDPKVVPVFQPLRRVPIHLEMAVTEKLEELLRRDIIEAKRGPATWVSPLVVANKANGSIRLCVDLRRVNQAVIRDRHPMPVIEDVLAKIGRGKIWSVLDIMDAFFLLELDEETRNVMTFITHRGLYRFKRLPFGLVSAPEIFQRTMDEILADCEGAYWYLDDIGVEGSTIEEHDSRLNKV comes from the coding sequence ATGGATGAAAGTCGACCATTGCCAATGTTCAGGTGTGAACAAATAGAAAACAGCAAGCTAGCAAAAGAATGGCGTGAGTGGAAAGATTCGCTggagttttattttgattcatacCAAATAACTGACCAGAAAATCAAACGATCTAAAATGTTACATTTCGGAGGTCCTCAACTCCAAAGGGTGTACAAGAGTTTGGAGGGTACTGAAGATTTTCCGTTGGTAATGCTGGAAAAACCTTGGTATGACACAGCAATTGAAAGGTTAGACGCTTATTTCAAACCGCGTCGCCAAGACGTCCTAGAAAGGCACAAATTGAGATCGATGAAGCAAGGTATCAACGAAAGTTTTGCCCACTACGTTCTGCGTCTACGCCAACAATTGGTGGACTGCGGGTTCGAGAAATATTCGAAAGAAGTACGCAACGTTTTGGAGGAAATAATGCTCATCGACGTAATTGTTGAAGGATGCAATTTGCCAGAGCTTagaagaaaaattcttgaaaaggatCAATCTTTATCAGAAATTGAGTCCTTGGGTACTTCGCTGGAAAGTGTTCGCCTCCAGGAAAAAGAATTTAAAGGAGGAATCAACGATGATGGACGTGGGCATTCAACGATTTGTAAAGTAAAAACTTGGCAACCAAAAGGGGAACACCAGCAAGGACGAACTATGAGAAGAATGGATTTTAGTTCTCGCAAAATGACCAATAGAGAGGCTGATATAGTTTGCTATGCTTGTGGAAAACACGGTCACATATCGAAAGCTCCATCATGTCCTGCAATTGACCAGCATTGTCGAAGATGCCAAAAGCTTGGACATTATGAAAAGGTCTGTCGAAAACGTGGTTTTAGTTCCCAATCAACCAATCTTGTAAAGAAAGTGGCAGCAATTGAAGTCGACGCAAAAATGTCTTCCCAGCAACACAGCCTGGAAGCCCCAAAACCATCACAAGATTCTGAAAAGAAGGTATACTACACGTTCTATACGGGAAGTGAAACGAACTTGTTCCAGTGTAAAATCGGCAATGTTGCGATGGAGGTTTTCATCGATTCAGGTTCGGATGTGAACATAATAACTGTTGAGACATGGGAAGTTTTGAAAGCCCAAGATGTAAAAATATCTAGATGCGATAAAGGAAGTGATAAAATACTCAAGGCCTATGGCAGAAACGAGCCACTCCCAATCCTGGGAACATTTGAAGCCGTCATCGAAATCGGAAAGCGCTCTATTCAAACCAAGTTCTACGTTGTAGCCGGCGGGCAAAGGAATTTGCTGGGAGACGAAACCTCAAAGAGTCTAGGTATTTTGAAGATCGGATTGGAAGTAAACCAGGTCATGGATGTGGCCGACTTGAAACGTTCGGCATTTTCGAAAATATCCGGCGTACAAATTCGTGTTCTTATGGATCCGAAAGTGGTGCCAGTTTTTCAACCATTACGACGAGTACCAATTCACCTCGAGATGGCAGTAACGGAGAAATTAGAAGAACTTTTAAGACGGGATATAATCGAAGCGAAGAGAGGACCAGCTACTTGGGTATCACCACTTGTGGTTGCAAACAAGGCGAACGGCTCGATCAGATTATGCGTGGATTTGCGACGTGTCAACCAGGCGGTCATCCGCGATCGACATCCGATGCCGGTGATCGAAGATGTTCTCGCCAAGATAGGAAGAGGAAAGATCTGGAGCGTATTGGACATCATGGATGCGTTTTTTCTGTTGGAGCTTGATGAAGAAACTAGGAACGTAATGACATTCATCACTCATCGTGGTCTCTACCGTTTCAAGCGTCTTCCATTTGGTCTAGTTTCTGCacctgaaatttttcaacgtaCCATGGACGAGATTCTAGCAGATTGTGAGGGGGCTTATTGGTACCTGGACGATATTGGAGTAGAGGGCAGCACGATTGAAGAACATGATTCACGGTTGAACAAGGTATGA